A genomic window from bacterium includes:
- a CDS encoding M15 family metallopeptidase, producing the protein MASRKPEQLAPKLQAAWNVLDKEMSEAGYDAILTCTHRSNEEQDKLYAQGRSEPGPRVTNAKAGQSKHNLVPAQAFDIAIMVNGKLDWNTSGPAWKKAAEIGKRLGLTQLSFEKAHFQF; encoded by the coding sequence ATGGCTTCCAGAAAACCCGAACAGTTAGCTCCTAAGTTACAGGCGGCGTGGAATGTGCTTGATAAGGAAATGTCTGAGGCCGGGTACGACGCGATACTGACCTGCACGCATAGAAGCAATGAAGAGCAGGACAAACTCTATGCACAGGGAAGATCGGAACCTGGCCCACGCGTGACCAATGCCAAAGCAGGGCAGAGCAAGCACAACTTAGTCCCGGCACAGGCTTTCGATATTGCGATCATGGTTAACGGGAAATTGGATTGGAATACGAGTGGGCCAGCATGGAAGAAAGCCGCTGAGATAGGGAAGAGACTAGGGCTCACGCAACTATCATTCGAGAAGGCACATTTTCAATTTTAG
- a CDS encoding RNA polymerase factor sigma-32: protein MTDSSRLQAGTEPGNRALSVIDPLSRYIQEVKSYPLVSCEEEKELARLFHEEGDVDAAKKLVAAHLRLVVKIAMEYRNAFHNVLDLIQEGSIGLMQAVKNFDPDKGARLGHYASWWIRSYILKYILDNFRLIRLGTTKAQKKLFYNLMREKEKIEAMGYYATPVELSRRLHVPESQVVDMQKRLTMPEYSLDAPVKQGEGAAILQDFLPMDEQPLDERMAKAETQDMLKQKFGEFAAKLSDRDRKIFTERLLAELPLTLQEIADEYGITKERVRQLEVRLVSKLKEFLKQSDIEIKTLSL, encoded by the coding sequence ATGACAGACAGCAGCAGACTACAAGCAGGCACGGAGCCGGGCAACCGCGCCTTATCGGTAATAGATCCCCTTTCGCGCTATATCCAGGAGGTGAAGTCATATCCCCTTGTTTCGTGCGAGGAGGAGAAGGAGTTGGCGCGCCTCTTCCATGAGGAGGGGGATGTGGACGCGGCGAAGAAACTCGTGGCAGCGCACCTGAGGCTCGTGGTCAAGATTGCGATGGAGTACAGAAACGCATTTCACAATGTGCTCGACCTGATACAGGAGGGCAGCATCGGTCTCATGCAGGCGGTCAAAAATTTCGACCCAGACAAGGGGGCGAGGCTCGGTCACTACGCCTCGTGGTGGATCCGCTCCTACATCCTCAAATACATACTCGACAACTTTCGTCTCATAAGGCTCGGTACCACAAAGGCGCAGAAGAAGCTCTTCTACAACCTCATGCGCGAAAAAGAGAAGATCGAGGCCATGGGTTATTATGCGACACCCGTGGAGCTCTCCAGGCGCCTGCATGTGCCTGAGTCGCAGGTCGTGGACATGCAGAAGCGCCTGACAATGCCTGAATACTCGCTCGACGCACCCGTGAAACAGGGAGAAGGAGCGGCGATATTGCAGGATTTCTTGCCTATGGACGAGCAGCCCTTGGACGAGCGCATGGCAAAGGCCGAGACCCAGGACATGCTCAAACAGAAGTTCGGGGAGTTTGCGGCCAAGCTCTCGGACAGGGACAGGAAGATATTCACCGAGAGGCTGCTCGCCGAGCTTCCGCTGACCCTGCAGGAGATCGCAGACGAGTACGGCATCACAAAGGAGCGCGTGCGCCAACTGGAAGTAAGGCTCGTAAGCAAGCTCAAGGAGTTCTTGAAACAGAGCGATATCGAAATCAAGACCTTGAGCCTTTGA
- a CDS encoding dihydroorotase, with amino-acid sequence MASYFITGGRVIDPASKTDAKLSVLIEDGKVSQLTQSRKAPEGAVVIDASGCIVSPGFIDMHVHLRDPGQEYKEDIESGTRAAAAGGFTTICCMPNTEPAIDCASVAQYVIDRAREKGACNVLPIGAITRGLAGEAMSDIGDLAGAGACAISDDGKPVMNAGVMRRAMEYAKAFGLPIIAHSEDRNLAGVGVMNEGLVSTELGLNGIPAVAEEAMIARDIMLAELTGSHLHVAHASTMGSVELISHAKRRGISVTAEATPHHLTLTDEAVSDFDPNTKVNPPLRTEADRTALIKALADGTIDAIATDHAPHNIVDKEMGFENAAFGISGLETMLPLMLALVNEKKITLKRMIEALTSAPAKILNLKGKGTLKAGSDADVTIFDPASSWTVQADRFISRGHNTPFDGLRVTGKIKWTIVGGRIAYSS; translated from the coding sequence ATGGCATCTTACTTCATAACAGGCGGCCGCGTGATCGATCCGGCGTCCAAGACGGACGCCAAGCTCTCGGTGCTGATCGAAGATGGCAAGGTTTCGCAGCTCACGCAATCCAGGAAGGCGCCCGAGGGCGCAGTGGTGATAGACGCCTCCGGCTGCATAGTTTCACCCGGATTCATCGACATGCACGTGCACCTGCGCGACCCGGGCCAGGAGTACAAGGAAGACATCGAGTCAGGGACCAGGGCTGCGGCTGCAGGCGGCTTCACCACGATCTGCTGCATGCCCAACACCGAGCCAGCGATAGACTGCGCGTCGGTGGCCCAGTACGTGATCGACCGCGCGAGAGAGAAGGGCGCCTGCAATGTGCTCCCGATCGGCGCGATTACCCGTGGTCTCGCAGGCGAGGCCATGTCGGACATCGGCGACCTCGCTGGCGCCGGCGCCTGCGCGATATCGGACGACGGCAAACCGGTGATGAACGCCGGGGTGATGAGGAGGGCGATGGAGTACGCGAAGGCGTTCGGTCTCCCCATCATCGCCCACAGCGAGGATCGGAATCTCGCCGGCGTAGGCGTGATGAACGAGGGGTTGGTCTCCACAGAACTGGGACTCAATGGCATACCTGCCGTGGCGGAGGAGGCGATGATCGCGCGCGACATCATGCTCGCCGAGCTCACCGGCTCGCATCTGCACGTGGCGCACGCGAGCACCATGGGCTCGGTCGAACTCATCAGCCACGCTAAGCGGAGGGGTATCTCCGTCACCGCCGAGGCCACCCCTCATCATCTCACGCTCACCGACGAAGCGGTCTCCGACTTCGACCCGAACACAAAGGTCAATCCGCCGCTTCGCACTGAGGCGGATCGCACGGCGCTCATCAAGGCGCTCGCTGACGGAACCATCGACGCCATCGCGACCGACCACGCGCCGCACAACATAGTGGACAAGGAAATGGGCTTTGAGAACGCCGCGTTCGGTATCTCGGGTCTCGAGACCATGCTGCCGCTCATGCTGGCGCTCGTGAACGAGAAAAAGATAACGCTGAAACGCATGATCGAGGCGCTGACGTCGGCGCCGGCGAAGATACTGAACCTCAAGGGCAAGGGCACGTTGAAGGCAGGCTCCGATGCCGACGTCACCATCTTCGATCCAGCCTCATCATGGACGGTCCAGGCCGATCGCTTCATCTCCAGGGGGCACAACACCCCCTTCGACGGGCTCAGGGTTACGGGCAAAATCAAGTGGACGATAGTCGGCGGCAGAATAGCCTATTCGAGCTGA